In a single window of the Streptomyces sp. NBC_00094 genome:
- a CDS encoding VCBS repeat-containing protein has product MSRSRTPRRQLAAAVVTVLAITAGGAVTATPATAAIQAPQAPQTAQADVTLPKNSQVVSAGVTGYLTSSGTPTGSEYRWTNYEDGSTRVLKEPQTAYLGNGSDTVFSRKEGQSTYWVNDMAQPSSMLTGISTPGTHYVRGVAGSSLVASTTENGVLDIILLRKSGTSTDTIFVKGIPTDARLGKVSATHPGTVLLHYATGPYGDSRNFVAAVDTFTGEVLETLPANARPIADASLSATHWSWVEYVSPDRVRLATAPRGSGGTPTYTDLGYLPDGGGGMHTGLVGGWVTSSRPYGFTANSPSVLYPLTARPLAGGPAIKLLEHVTTVADAPDGSLVVRGGTIEHGEGVYRIAPGADGTPAATLLAGTDAPTEVTLTGTDVPAVVDLDQNDGKATFTWSLSRPNVSGTVTLRHTRTGKTEQFPFSGQGGTVFTTSKVTVNWSGRLVGVSAYNGAYTWEFRAKPLNGIGPELRKTGNFTVVRKPAGHDYTDNGTPDLLLRDSAGRLWRDDLVKGDMSDYIHSLQPQLLGAGWNAYNQIEAVGNVAGASAGDVVARDASGVLWAYLGKGDGTFATRLKVSAGWNAYNKITGGSDVTGDGWADLFATDTSGVLWMYKGTGSWKAPYSGRTRVGGGWGAFNQITAVGDLTGAPHGDLVARDTAGVLWLYPSTGGATFASRVRLGGGWGGFTHLVGTGDADRDGRNDLLAYAPSGTYVYVGTGNPAAPLTRTVTDLYRPGTTPYNLIG; this is encoded by the coding sequence TTGTCTCGCTCCCGCACCCCCAGACGGCAGCTCGCCGCCGCCGTCGTCACCGTCCTGGCCATCACCGCCGGCGGTGCCGTGACCGCGACCCCGGCCACCGCTGCCATACAGGCCCCGCAGGCCCCGCAGACCGCACAGGCCGACGTCACGCTCCCCAAGAACTCGCAGGTCGTCAGCGCCGGGGTCACCGGGTACCTGACCTCCTCCGGGACCCCGACCGGCTCCGAGTACCGCTGGACGAACTACGAGGACGGCTCGACCCGGGTCCTGAAGGAGCCGCAGACCGCCTACCTGGGCAACGGGTCGGACACCGTCTTCTCCCGCAAGGAGGGGCAGTCCACCTACTGGGTCAACGACATGGCCCAGCCGAGCAGCATGCTGACCGGCATCTCGACCCCGGGCACGCACTACGTGCGCGGGGTCGCCGGCTCGTCGCTGGTGGCGTCGACCACCGAGAACGGCGTGCTCGACATCATCCTGCTCCGTAAGTCGGGCACGTCGACGGACACCATTTTCGTGAAGGGCATCCCGACCGACGCACGGCTCGGCAAGGTCTCCGCGACCCACCCGGGCACGGTCCTCCTCCACTACGCGACGGGCCCCTACGGCGACTCCCGGAACTTCGTCGCCGCCGTGGACACGTTCACCGGCGAGGTCCTGGAGACGCTCCCGGCGAACGCCCGGCCCATCGCCGACGCCTCCCTCTCGGCCACCCACTGGTCCTGGGTCGAGTACGTGTCCCCCGACCGGGTCCGCCTCGCCACGGCCCCGCGTGGCAGCGGCGGCACGCCCACGTACACCGATCTGGGATACCTGCCGGACGGCGGCGGCGGGATGCACACGGGCCTCGTGGGCGGCTGGGTGACCTCCTCCCGTCCGTACGGCTTCACCGCCAACTCCCCGTCCGTGCTCTACCCGCTGACCGCCCGCCCCCTCGCCGGCGGGCCGGCGATCAAGCTCCTGGAGCACGTCACCACCGTCGCCGACGCCCCCGACGGCTCCCTCGTCGTACGCGGCGGAACGATCGAGCACGGCGAGGGCGTCTACCGGATCGCCCCGGGCGCCGACGGCACCCCGGCCGCCACCCTGCTCGCGGGCACCGACGCCCCGACGGAGGTCACGCTCACCGGCACCGACGTCCCCGCGGTCGTCGACCTCGACCAGAACGACGGCAAGGCGACCTTCACCTGGTCCCTGTCCCGGCCCAACGTGTCCGGCACGGTGACGCTGCGGCACACCCGGACCGGGAAGACGGAGCAGTTCCCGTTCTCGGGCCAGGGCGGCACTGTCTTCACTACGAGCAAGGTCACGGTCAACTGGTCGGGCAGGCTCGTCGGCGTCTCCGCCTACAACGGCGCCTACACCTGGGAGTTCCGCGCCAAGCCGCTCAACGGCATCGGTCCGGAGCTGCGGAAGACCGGCAACTTCACGGTGGTCCGCAAGCCCGCCGGGCACGACTACACCGACAACGGCACCCCGGACCTCCTGCTCCGGGACTCCGCCGGCCGACTGTGGCGGGACGACCTCGTCAAGGGCGACATGTCCGACTACATCCACTCGCTCCAGCCCCAGCTGCTCGGCGCCGGGTGGAACGCGTACAACCAGATCGAGGCCGTCGGCAACGTCGCCGGGGCCTCGGCGGGCGACGTCGTCGCCCGGGACGCGTCGGGCGTGCTCTGGGCGTACCTCGGCAAGGGCGACGGCACGTTCGCGACCCGCCTGAAGGTGAGCGCGGGCTGGAACGCGTACAACAAGATCACCGGCGGCAGTGACGTCACCGGCGACGGCTGGGCCGACCTGTTCGCGACCGACACCTCCGGCGTCCTCTGGATGTACAAGGGCACGGGCAGCTGGAAGGCGCCCTACTCCGGCCGTACGAGGGTGGGCGGCGGCTGGGGCGCGTTCAACCAGATCACCGCCGTCGGCGACCTCACCGGCGCCCCGCACGGCGACCTCGTCGCCCGTGACACGGCCGGTGTCCTCTGGCTGTACCCGAGCACGGGCGGCGCCACCTTCGCGAGCCGCGTGCGGCTCGGCGGCGGCTGGGGCGGCTTCACCCACCTGGTCGGCACCGGCGACGCCGACCGCGACGGCCGCAACGACCTGCTGGCGTACGCGCCGAGCGGCACGTACGTGTACGTCGGTACGGGCAACCCGGCGGCGCCGCTCACGCGGACGGTCACCGACCTCTACCGGCCGGGTACGACGCCGTACAACCTGATCGGCTGA
- a CDS encoding VCBS repeat-containing protein, whose amino-acid sequence MSPSPTARRRLAAAVITALAVTAGTAVTAVPATATPAATGAVTATPAADPLPVPKLPTKTEVISSGTSGFLGTTEHYDRDGTYGYEYRWYRPDGTSTLLSEAYSAGPALPNALVSDIVPVADTYDYGVIRLRDMTAPDAAPVVIDLRQLGSTRKVVATYGSTLLVQVRTASGSQELHLVSKSGTTVSDVTVKGVPADLDSVITATGTPGTAVVSYRPVGTDWSKTVLAIDLVTGAVTGTYPPPAGGSSEYEPVVVSATKLVRWHGENLVVSDRASGTDTTIAVGQADDPKVLSLFGDWVAYGRSTGTGEGVAGDPLLPLTARPLTGGQTVKLLDRVSSVVPAPNGTLLARGGTVDEGEGVYRITLGADGLPTAQLIAATGESTALTLLSTNVGPVVDLDPGNNRVHLHWEMSHDHASVTVELIHKKSGRLYRYAMTDTSSGTGFLWRGNFATSEGEPGKAAFNGDYTWKLTAKPNNGIGEDLHATGDFKVVRKPKIHDFNDNGSPDLLFRARSGSLYRLDTMYDAWNRKVVPGEGAEYIGGGWQGYSLIESVGDIAGTTAPDVVGRDAAGVLWLHQGTGDEAKELADRVRIGAGWNIYTQLAAGSDVTGDGRADILATDTAGVMWLYKGTGNASAPLANRTKVGAGWNIYNQISAVGNVAGAAAGDFVARDKAGVLWLYLGNGNGTFASRIRVGGGWNQYSQIVGIGDATMDGRADLYVYGPNNTSYVYPGTGSWRTPFQTRVPTDALVINSSGYGINHVT is encoded by the coding sequence AGGTCATCAGCTCGGGGACGAGCGGCTTCCTCGGCACGACCGAGCACTACGACCGCGATGGCACGTACGGCTACGAGTACCGCTGGTACCGGCCGGACGGCACCTCGACCCTGCTTTCGGAGGCGTACTCCGCCGGGCCCGCGCTGCCCAACGCCCTGGTCTCCGACATCGTGCCGGTCGCCGACACGTACGACTACGGAGTCATCCGGCTGCGAGACATGACCGCGCCCGACGCGGCTCCGGTCGTCATCGACCTCAGGCAGCTGGGCTCCACGCGCAAGGTGGTGGCCACGTACGGCTCCACCCTCCTCGTCCAGGTGCGGACCGCGAGCGGGTCGCAGGAACTCCACCTCGTCTCCAAGAGCGGCACCACCGTCTCCGACGTCACGGTCAAGGGCGTCCCCGCCGACCTCGACTCCGTGATCACGGCGACGGGAACGCCGGGCACGGCCGTCGTGTCGTACCGTCCGGTCGGGACCGACTGGTCCAAGACCGTCCTGGCGATCGACCTGGTCACGGGCGCGGTGACCGGCACGTACCCGCCCCCGGCCGGCGGCTCCAGTGAGTACGAGCCCGTCGTCGTCTCCGCCACGAAGCTCGTCCGGTGGCACGGCGAGAACCTGGTCGTGTCCGACCGGGCGTCCGGCACGGACACGACGATCGCCGTCGGCCAGGCCGACGACCCCAAGGTCCTGAGCCTGTTCGGGGACTGGGTCGCCTACGGCCGGTCCACCGGCACCGGCGAGGGAGTGGCCGGAGACCCGCTGCTGCCGCTCACGGCCCGTCCGCTCACCGGCGGCCAGACGGTCAAGCTGCTCGACCGCGTGTCGAGCGTGGTGCCCGCTCCGAACGGCACCCTCCTCGCGCGCGGCGGAACGGTCGACGAGGGCGAGGGCGTCTACCGGATCACGCTCGGGGCGGACGGCCTCCCGACCGCGCAACTCATCGCCGCAACAGGAGAGTCGACCGCGCTGACGCTCCTCTCGACGAACGTCGGCCCCGTCGTCGATCTCGACCCCGGGAACAATCGGGTCCATCTGCACTGGGAGATGTCACACGACCACGCCTCGGTCACCGTGGAACTGATCCACAAGAAGAGCGGGCGGCTGTACCGCTACGCCATGACGGACACCTCCAGCGGTACCGGCTTCCTCTGGCGCGGCAACTTCGCCACCAGCGAGGGCGAACCCGGCAAGGCCGCGTTCAACGGCGACTACACCTGGAAGCTGACCGCCAAGCCGAACAACGGCATCGGCGAGGACCTGCACGCGACCGGCGACTTCAAGGTCGTCCGCAAGCCCAAGATCCACGACTTCAACGACAACGGCTCGCCGGACCTGCTCTTCCGCGCCCGCTCGGGGAGCCTGTACCGCCTCGACACCATGTACGACGCCTGGAACCGCAAGGTCGTGCCGGGGGAGGGCGCCGAGTACATCGGCGGGGGCTGGCAGGGCTACTCCCTGATCGAGTCGGTCGGTGACATCGCCGGGACGACCGCGCCCGACGTCGTCGGACGCGATGCCGCGGGTGTCCTCTGGCTCCACCAGGGCACCGGCGACGAGGCGAAGGAACTCGCCGACCGGGTCCGCATCGGCGCCGGCTGGAACATCTACACCCAGCTCGCCGCCGGCAGCGACGTCACCGGCGACGGGCGCGCCGACATCCTCGCCACCGACACCGCCGGCGTCATGTGGCTCTACAAGGGAACCGGGAACGCCTCCGCGCCCCTCGCCAACCGCACCAAGGTCGGCGCCGGCTGGAACATCTACAACCAGATCAGCGCCGTCGGCAACGTCGCCGGAGCGGCCGCAGGGGACTTCGTCGCCCGCGACAAGGCCGGTGTCCTCTGGCTCTACCTCGGCAACGGCAACGGCACCTTCGCCAGCCGCATCCGCGTCGGCGGAGGCTGGAACCAGTACAGCCAGATCGTCGGCATCGGCGACGCCACCATGGACGGCCGCGCCGACCTCTACGTCTACGGCCCGAACAACACCTCGTACGTCTACCCGGGCACCGGAAGCTGGCGCACCCCCTTCCAGACCCGGGTCCCCACCGACGCCCTCGTCATCAACAGCTCGGGCTACGGCATCAACCACGTCACGTGA